One genomic segment of Tubulanus polymorphus chromosome 4, tnTubPoly1.2, whole genome shotgun sequence includes these proteins:
- the LOC141903817 gene encoding thymidine kinase 2, mitochondrial-like: MLGLWHTEKQVTDIDCLTLLKNLKSPRQSKFTVSVEGNIGCGKSTLIEFFDNSPVVEAIKEPVEKWCNLRGHNALELLYQDPVRWSFSFNNYAQLTRLQMHRTKTKKAVKMLERSLYSTRYCFVENSYRDGIITELEYAVLSDWFSFIIDIEDVKVDLFVYLKADPEICYDRIQKRARKEETGDSGVPFELIEKLHDLHEKWLIEQTVAKLPAPVLVLDANRNLPQMKDVYELHRREILCGYA, from the exons ATGCTTGGTTTGTGGCATACCGAAAAGCAAGTTACTGATATTg ACTGTCTGACGTTGTTGAAGAATCTGAAGTCTCCTCGTCAGTCAAAATTCACTGTATCTGTAGAAGGCAATATTGGCTGTGGAAAGTCAACTTTGATTGAATTCTTTGATAATTCTCCGGTGGTTGAG GCGATTAAAGAGCCAGTGGAAAAATGGTGCAATCTCCGTGGGCACAATGCATTG GAATTGCTGTATCAGGATCCGGTGCGCTGGAGTTTCTCATTCAACAACTACGCCCAACTCACGCGACTACAGATGCATCGCACCAAAACG AAGAAAGCagtgaaaatgttagaaaggTCGTTGTACAGCACGCGTTATTGTTTCGTTGAGAACAGTTACAGGGA TGGTATAATCACTGAGTTGGAATACGCAGTGCTTTCGGATTggttttcatttattattgatatcgaAGACGTAAAAGTTGATCTGTTTG TTTATCTAAAAGCGGACCCTGAAATATGTTACGATCGGATACAAAAACGTGCACGAAAAGAGGAGACTGGAGACTCCGGTGTGCCATTT GAATTGATCGAAAAGTTACACGATCTGCACGAGAAATGGTTGATCGAGCAAACAGTTGCCAAACTACCCGCTCCTGTACTG gtgttGGACGCGAATAGAAACTTACCTCAAATGAAAGACGTTTACGAGTTACATCGAAGGGAAATTCTTTGTGGCTACGCGTGA
- the LOC141903818 gene encoding large ribosomal subunit protein uL1-like has product MSSKLSRDTVFEAVDAVLESSKKKKRKFTETVELQIALKNYDPQKDKRFSGTVKLKKVPRPNMKICVLGDAQHMDEATANDVPCMDAEGLKKLNKNKKLVKKLAKKYDAFLASDSLIKQIPRILGPGLNKAGKFPTMLTHNESMTGKIEEVKATIKFQMKKVLCLAVAIGNVKMTREELAGNIQLGVNFLVSLLKKNWQNVRALYIKNTMGPSIRIY; this is encoded by the exons ATGAG TTCGAAGTTATCACGAGACACTGTATTCGAGGCTGTTGATGCAGTACTCGAAAGCAGCAAGAAAAAGAAGAGAAAATTCACAGAAACCGTTGAATTGCAGATCGCTTTGAAGAATTATGATCCTCAAAAGGACAAACGTTTCTCCGGAACCGTCAA GTTGAAGAAGGTACCTCGTCCGAATATGAAGATATGCGTTCTCGGAGATGCTCAACATATGGATGAAGCCACGGCTAACGACGTACCCTGCATGGATGCTGAAGGCTTGAAGAAACTCAACAAGAACAAGAAACTGGTGAAAAAATTAG CCAAGAAATACGATGCTTTCCTGGCGTCTGATTCGTTGATTAAACAGATTCCTCGTATCCTCGGACCCGGTTTGAACAAAGCCGGTAAATTTCCGACGATGTTAACTCATAACGAGTCAATGACCGGTAAAATCGAAGAGGTGAAGGCCACCATCAAGTTCCAGATGAAGAAG GTGTTGTGTTTGGCTGTTGCTATCGGTAATGTGAAAATGACCCGCGAAGAGCTGGCCGGTAATATTCAACTAGGAGTCAATTTCTTGGTTTCTTTGTTAAAGAAGAACTGGCAGAACGTTCGCGCTTTATACATCAAGAACACGATGGGTCCTTCGATTcgaatttattaa